One genomic window of Bufo gargarizans isolate SCDJY-AF-19 unplaced genomic scaffold, ASM1485885v1 fragScaff_scaffold_591_pilon, whole genome shotgun sequence includes the following:
- the SLC30A3 gene encoding zinc transporter 3: MESGGDSESRRLVEPGQGGGALKIKSLFTGTKELFPGFPFQNGASAVSIELERPVSQHCHGPCSSSDHQKLHARKKLYFACVVCFIFMIGEVAGGYIAHSLAIMTDAAHLLTDLGSMCVSIFSLWISCRPPTKDMTFGWHRSEILGALASIFSIWIVTGILLYLATARIINNDYDIDGHVMLITSGCAVIVNIIMAYILHQSTSFHGHSHGSGYEKIGGSQSSGLSIHLGHHHGNTSVRAAFIHVIGDLLQSIGVMVAAIIIYFKPQYKIADPVCTFLFSIFVLGTTATILRDVFWVLMEGKPRSIAYGTVKEVLMSVQGVRSVHSLQLWALTLSQNVVSVHLAVDETCEPDIVLQEATDLLHTKFEFFVSTIQVERYVEDMAVCPQCQDPTG; the protein is encoded by the exons ATGGAGTCTGGGGGAGATTCGGAGAGCCGAAGACTAGTAGAGCCCGGCCAGGGAGGGGGCGCCCTGAAAATCAAGAG TCTTTTTACAGGCACTAAGGAACTCTTCCCGGGTTTCCCTTTCCAGAATGGGGCTTCAGCTGTGTCCATTGAGCTGGAGAGACCGGTGTCCCAGCACTGCCATGGTCCCTGTTCATCCTCCGATCATCAGAAGCTACATGCTCGGAAGAAGTTGTATTTTGCCTGTGTGGTGTGTTTTATCTTCATGATCGGAGAGGTTGCAG GGGGGTACATTGCCCATAGCCTGGCTATTATGACGGATGCAGCCCACCTCCTCACTGACCTGGGCAGTATGTGTGTCAGCATCTTCTCCTTGTGGATATCTTGCCGACCACCAACTAAGGACATGACGTTCGGATGGCACCGCTCAG AAATCCTGGGGGCACTGGCTTCCATCTTCTCAATCTGGATTGTCACTGGGATTCTActgtacctggccactgcacgGATCATCAATAACGACTATGACATTGATGGACACGTCATGCTCATTACATCTGGCTGTGCTGTCATTGTCAACATCAT TATGGCCTACATTCTTCACCAGTCCACCAGCTTCCATGGGCACAGCCATGGCTCAGGATATGAGAAGATCGGGGGTAGTCAGAGCAGCGGGCTGTCTATACACCTAGGTCACCACCACGGAAACACAAGTGTCCGAGCAGCATTCATTCATGTCATTGGAGACCTTCTACAGAGCATTGGCGTGATGGTGGCAGCCATCATTATTTACTTTAAA CCACAGTACAAGATTGCTGATCCTGTCTGCACCTTCCTCTTCTCCATCTTTGTACTGGGAACAACGGCCACTATTTTGCGAGATGTGTTTTGGGTTTTGATGGAAGGTAA GCCCCGAAGTATCGCATATGGCACAGTGAAGGAAGTCCTTATGTCAGTTCAGGGGGTCCGATCTGTACACAGTCTACAGCTTTGGGCTCTCACCCTCAGTCAGAATGTGGTGTCTGTACATCTGGCAGTCG ATGAGACTTGTGAGCCCGACATTGTTCTTCAAGAGGCCACAGATCTTCTTCACACCAAATTTGAGTTCTTTGTTAGCACAATCCAAGTGGAGAGATACGTGGAAGACATGGCTGTGTGCCCACAGTGCCAAGACCCAACTGGATGA